Proteins encoded in a region of the Teredinibacter purpureus genome:
- the creD gene encoding cell envelope integrity protein CreD, which produces MPSTNSFQRRLAFKAGLILFIAILLLIPLSMISGKISERESFQSQAEESIARSWTAAQQLSTPILVMPYDVKTGDKNTTTTVRQYRFIPLDFAEVRAEVLTTMRTKGVYAAPVYNTHIAIKGFIEQEHIAVQLNTLGQTDGFIRHATPYIAVHTSDARGFSNTPTLQWRDLDIPVTPGSGLPALSSGFSAEITLASLETVARNNRLPLTIAFELRGMSSLQVIPASLDTRIRVQSNWPHPEFIGAFLPVDHTVSADGFSAEWRVNTFSSNIEQTLQHCASRHCKAFTALAFGTNFYQAVDIYLQSDRAIKYGILFIAVSFTALFMFEVIKRVPIHPVQYVFMGLSLAIFYLLLISLSEHLSFFISYLLSSFSCLTLLMVYLAKVMKSYRLSIRFSISLGVLYAVLLVIIQLEDFALLMGTLMLFSMLTVLMVSTRHIDWYALKQPNAQ; this is translated from the coding sequence GTGCCATCAACTAATTCCTTTCAACGTCGGCTGGCCTTTAAGGCAGGCCTTATTCTGTTTATTGCGATTCTTTTACTCATTCCCCTCTCTATGATTTCGGGAAAAATCAGCGAAAGAGAAAGCTTTCAAAGCCAAGCAGAAGAAAGCATCGCCAGAAGCTGGACCGCCGCGCAGCAGCTATCGACCCCTATTCTCGTTATGCCGTACGACGTTAAAACTGGCGACAAAAACACTACAACGACTGTTCGGCAATACCGTTTTATCCCGCTTGATTTTGCGGAGGTTCGCGCTGAAGTACTCACTACCATGCGAACAAAAGGGGTGTATGCAGCGCCCGTATATAACACCCATATCGCAATAAAAGGTTTTATAGAACAGGAACACATTGCTGTACAGCTGAATACGTTAGGCCAAACAGATGGTTTTATTCGCCATGCCACACCTTATATTGCCGTACATACCAGTGATGCCCGCGGTTTTAGTAATACGCCAACACTGCAGTGGCGTGATCTAGACATACCGGTAACACCCGGTTCCGGCTTGCCGGCCTTATCGTCTGGTTTTTCTGCCGAGATAACACTCGCCTCGCTGGAAACAGTGGCCCGCAACAACCGTTTACCGCTTACGATTGCCTTTGAATTACGCGGCATGTCATCTCTTCAAGTGATTCCCGCTAGCTTGGATACCCGTATTAGGGTGCAGTCAAATTGGCCTCACCCAGAGTTTATAGGGGCTTTTTTGCCGGTTGACCATACTGTTTCGGCCGATGGCTTTAGCGCCGAATGGCGAGTGAATACCTTTAGCAGCAACATCGAACAAACCTTGCAACACTGTGCCTCTCGACACTGTAAAGCCTTTACCGCGCTCGCCTTTGGTACTAATTTTTACCAAGCTGTCGATATCTATTTACAATCAGACCGCGCCATTAAGTATGGCATTTTATTTATTGCCGTATCGTTTACCGCTCTCTTTATGTTTGAAGTTATTAAACGCGTACCTATTCATCCCGTTCAGTATGTTTTTATGGGGCTCTCGTTGGCTATCTTTTATTTGTTGCTTATTTCACTATCAGAACATCTTTCTTTTTTTATATCCTACCTACTATCAAGCTTTAGCTGCCTAACGTTACTCATGGTTTATCTCGCGAAGGTAATGAAAAGTTATCGTTTAAGTATTCGTTTTTCTATTTCACTTGGCGTTTTGTACGCAGTTTTGCTCGTCATTATTCAGCTCGAAGATTTTGCCTTGCTCATGGGTACGCTTATGCTATTCTCAATGTTAACCGTATTAATGGTGAGCACCCGTCATATCGATTGGTATGCCCTTAAACAACCAAACGCGCAATAG
- a CDS encoding PilZ domain-containing protein: protein MHHSKEEFERRTHERVRYRGHCLLISSNISCEAYVINLSDSGALIAVLDEEEIAIDDNITLTIDLANNSSANLQGRIAHIKAHFIGLECHPCTDEDNVRLHQFLESANLPLHD, encoded by the coding sequence ATGCACCACAGCAAAGAAGAATTTGAACGTCGCACACATGAGCGAGTGAGGTACCGAGGCCATTGCTTATTGATTTCCTCAAACATCTCCTGTGAAGCCTATGTTATTAACCTCTCTGACTCAGGTGCCCTTATCGCAGTACTTGATGAAGAAGAGATTGCAATTGATGACAATATTACGCTAACTATCGATCTTGCCAATAATAGTTCGGCGAATTTACAAGGGCGTATTGCTCATATTAAAGCCCATTTCATTGGGTTGGAATGCCACCCTTGCACCGATGAAGACAACGTTCGTCTACACCAATTTTTGGAAAGCGCTAACCTACCATTACACGATTAA
- a CDS encoding PilZ domain-containing protein has product MPQSAERRRYSRVDFNTQVRLNQAERPCTASLIDISLNGLLVNTPEHYEIDVALPITATIALADDACIEMRVTLAHSSSEVLGFRCESIDIDSIAHLRRLIELNLEDGNAAGRVLTELLAES; this is encoded by the coding sequence ATGCCTCAATCCGCCGAGCGAAGACGCTATTCTCGGGTCGACTTCAACACGCAGGTTCGTTTGAATCAAGCTGAGCGGCCCTGCACGGCCTCTCTCATCGATATTTCGCTAAATGGTTTGCTGGTGAATACGCCAGAGCATTACGAAATTGACGTTGCCCTACCGATTACCGCCACCATTGCGCTCGCCGATGACGCATGCATTGAGATGCGTGTGACCTTGGCGCATAGTAGTAGCGAGGTGCTCGGATTTCGCTGCGAAAGCATCGATATTGACAGCATCGCCCATTTACGCCGTCTCATTGAATTAAATTTGGAGGACGGCAATGCCGCAGGGCGGGTACTAACGGAATTACTGGCAGAATCTTAA
- a CDS encoding RDD family protein, translating to MMDDNIYQSPESELIENEEHHFAGFWIRVGASIIDSIFMILITFPFLSLIYGADYWMSEMFVMGIWDFLISYVFPMIAVILFWLYKSATPGKMIVGIEVISLGYTRKLSIGQSVGRYFAYFPSMIVLFLGFIWVAFDKRKQGWHDKLSNTAVVRKRV from the coding sequence ATGATGGACGACAATATTTATCAATCACCAGAAAGTGAATTAATAGAAAATGAAGAGCACCATTTTGCGGGTTTTTGGATTCGGGTTGGCGCATCTATCATCGACTCTATTTTTATGATTCTAATAACGTTTCCTTTTCTTTCGTTAATCTATGGGGCAGATTACTGGATGTCTGAAATGTTCGTAATGGGAATATGGGATTTTTTAATATCGTATGTTTTTCCGATGATTGCTGTGATCTTATTTTGGCTTTATAAATCGGCAACTCCGGGGAAAATGATAGTGGGTATTGAAGTTATAAGCCTTGGGTACACGCGAAAACTATCAATAGGGCAGTCAGTGGGGCGTTATTTTGCCTATTTCCCCTCTATGATAGTGCTCTTTTTGGGGTTTATTTGGGTCGCCTTTGATAAGCGTAAGCAAGGCTGGCATGACAAACTGTCAAATACCGCGGTTGTTCGAAAGCGAGTATAA
- a CDS encoding D-alanine--D-alanine ligase family protein produces the protein MKIEIITSKNAELKETGFGSVLACNDVLASVELLGHTVQVTECGSMEDLSNVVRRNPDMVILGAKYMPVAAGDDVWFSEYFEQNHIIFSGSTRETLKYDSDKVLAKVHLASLGVKTAKFFTAIPGEYKVEKELPFQFPLFLKPTDAANGNGIDDQSFVENFQEFEAKVLSLYTLYQQPILAEEYLGGREFTVAVIKGDNDKMSVSAIELIPPVSSGTLRILGAAVKLNDSEELKEILVADIGSVMDIAALSFNGLGARGFARIDVKTDNEGVCYFMEANLVPGMNRGTSYFPRACGIANKMQYDDVIGLMLDESFERVVARQASVLPVHITAGSPVGVATF, from the coding sequence ATGAAAATCGAAATAATCACGTCTAAAAACGCCGAATTAAAAGAAACAGGATTTGGTTCAGTTCTTGCGTGTAATGATGTATTGGCTTCTGTAGAGCTTTTAGGGCATACGGTTCAGGTTACCGAATGTGGTTCTATGGAAGACTTGAGTAATGTTGTCCGACGAAACCCCGATATGGTTATTCTCGGGGCCAAGTATATGCCCGTAGCTGCGGGAGACGATGTATGGTTTTCTGAGTATTTTGAACAGAATCATATTATTTTCTCAGGCTCTACCCGTGAAACGTTAAAATATGACTCCGATAAAGTCTTGGCAAAAGTACACCTTGCGAGCCTTGGTGTAAAAACCGCCAAGTTTTTCACAGCAATACCGGGTGAATATAAAGTTGAGAAAGAGTTGCCGTTTCAATTCCCTTTATTCTTAAAGCCAACAGATGCCGCTAATGGTAACGGTATTGACGACCAATCTTTTGTTGAAAACTTTCAGGAATTCGAGGCCAAAGTTCTCTCGTTGTATACTCTTTACCAGCAGCCTATATTGGCAGAGGAATATTTGGGTGGCCGAGAGTTCACCGTTGCGGTGATTAAAGGCGATAACGACAAAATGAGTGTGTCGGCCATTGAGCTAATCCCGCCAGTCTCGTCAGGAACGTTGAGAATTTTGGGCGCAGCGGTGAAGCTGAACGATAGCGAAGAGCTAAAAGAAATCTTAGTTGCTGATATTGGTTCTGTTATGGATATTGCCGCCTTGTCGTTCAACGGTTTAGGCGCGCGAGGTTTTGCGCGAATAGATGTGAAGACGGACAATGAGGGCGTATGTTATTTTATGGAGGCGAACCTTGTTCCTGGAATGAACCGTGGTACGAGTTATTTTCCTCGAGCGTGCGGCATCGCGAATAAGATGCAGTACGACGACGTTATTGGGCTTATGCTTGACGAGTCGTTTGAGCGAGTTGTAGCCCGGCAGGCGAGTGTGTTGCCTGTACACATTACAGCCGGGTCGCCCGTTGGCGTGGCGACTTTCTAG